In one Candidatus Eisenbacteria bacterium genomic region, the following are encoded:
- a CDS encoding N-acetyltransferase, whose amino-acid sequence MTIQPVDSPRQLGRFIEFPYRFYRDRKDPYWVPPLRSDERARLTPGKNPFFEHAEAALFLAEEGGRVTGRIAASVDRNYDSLHGERQAAFGFFEAESAPAAAALLASARSWAREKDADVLRGPLSFTTNDECGLLIEGFDHRPALMMPYNPPEYAEWIEAAGFQKAKDLYSFRAPIPSEPPPAYARIAAMTRRKENVRTRAIDMRRFREELERVKELYNNAWEKNWGFVPMTEREIDHMAAQLKPAIVPDLVRFAEVDGVPVAFGLLMPDLNIALRKAGGRLFPFGLFQILWTMPRIREFRFMALGIRAEWRRTGIAPLLVDELCRVVWRKGYRSCEIGWTLEDNEPVNRLAIVMGGTRSGVYRIYEREVA is encoded by the coding sequence GTGACGATCCAGCCGGTCGACTCACCCCGCCAGCTCGGCCGCTTCATCGAGTTTCCCTACCGCTTCTATCGCGACCGAAAGGACCCCTACTGGGTCCCGCCGCTCCGGTCGGACGAGCGCGCCCGTCTCACTCCGGGCAAGAACCCGTTCTTCGAGCACGCCGAGGCGGCGCTGTTTCTCGCCGAGGAGGGCGGCCGCGTGACGGGGAGGATCGCCGCGTCCGTGGACCGCAACTACGACTCGCTCCACGGGGAGCGTCAGGCGGCGTTCGGTTTCTTCGAGGCCGAGTCGGCGCCTGCCGCGGCGGCGCTCCTGGCGTCCGCCCGGTCGTGGGCGCGGGAGAAGGACGCCGACGTGCTGCGCGGTCCGTTGAGCTTCACGACCAACGACGAGTGCGGGCTCCTGATCGAGGGATTCGACCACCGTCCCGCGTTGATGATGCCGTACAACCCTCCCGAGTACGCGGAGTGGATCGAGGCGGCGGGGTTTCAGAAGGCGAAGGATCTCTACTCGTTCCGCGCCCCGATTCCGAGCGAGCCGCCTCCGGCGTACGCGCGCATCGCGGCGATGACGCGGCGGAAGGAGAACGTCCGGACGCGCGCGATCGACATGCGACGGTTCCGGGAGGAGCTGGAACGGGTGAAGGAGCTCTACAACAACGCGTGGGAGAAGAACTGGGGCTTCGTGCCGATGACCGAACGCGAGATCGATCACATGGCCGCGCAGCTCAAGCCCGCGATCGTGCCGGATCTGGTCCGCTTCGCGGAGGTGGACGGGGTGCCCGTGGCCTTCGGTCTCCTCATGCCGGATCTCAACATCGCGCTCCGGAAGGCGGGCGGCCGGTTGTTCCCGTTCGGGCTCTTCCAGATCCTCTGGACCATGCCGCGGATCCGCGAGTTCCGGTTCATGGCGCTCGGCATCCGGGCGGAATGGAGGCGCACGGGGATCGCGCCGCTGCTCGTGGATGAATTGTGTCGCGTCGTGTGGCGGAAGGGATACCGATCGTGCGAGATCGGGTGGACGCTCGAGGACAACGAGCCGGTGAACCGGCTGGCGATCGTGATGGGCGGGACGCGCTCGGGGGTGTACCGGATCTACGAGAGGGAGGTCGCGTG